The proteins below come from a single Zea mays cultivar B73 chromosome 8, Zm-B73-REFERENCE-NAM-5.0, whole genome shotgun sequence genomic window:
- the LOC100284654 gene encoding lachrymatory factor synthase: MEKAEEAAAAAAQEQWQGVVEANLPSTPASAAWPHIASFCALHRYLPGIDVCELAAGEDGRPGCVRYVASLVPGTTTGEVRSWAREKLLEIDDGARRLGYAVVGSSMGFGSYVATMSVVAGDADEGCRLVWAFECQPVQGWSRDGLLAYLDGGVRAIAARIEEAARAAYAAANATPEEAAASVAANA, encoded by the coding sequence ATGGAGAAGgcggaggaggcggcggcggcggcggcgcaggagCAGTGGCAGGGCGTGGTGGAAGCCAACCTGCCGTCGACCCCGGCCTCTGCCGCGTGGCCGCACATCGCGAGCTTCTGCGCGCTGCACCGGTACCTCCCGGGCATCGACGTGTGCGAGCTCGCGGCGGGGGAGGACGGGCGGCCCGGGTGCGTCCGCTACGTGGCCTCCCTGGTGCCGGGCACCACGACCGGGGAGGTCCGCAGCTGGGCGCGGGAGAAGCTGCTGGAGATCGACGACGGCGCCCGGCGGCTCGGCTACGCCGTCGTCGGCAGCAGCATGGGGTTCGGCAGCTACGTCGCCACTATGAGCGTCGTCGCTGGCGACGCCGACGAGGGGTGCAGGCTGGTCTGGGCGTTCGAGTGCCAGCCCGTGCAGGGGTGGAGCCGCGACGGGCTCCTCGCCTACCTCGACGGCGGCGTCAGGGCCATCGCCGCGCGGATCGAGGAAGCCGCCCGTGCCGCTTACGCCGCCGCCAATGCGACGCCGGAGGAGGCGGCGGCGTCGGTCGCCGCCAATGCTTGA